From a single Zygotorulaspora mrakii chromosome 2, complete sequence genomic region:
- the SSS1 gene encoding translocon subunit SSS1 (similar to Saccharomyces cerevisiae SSS1 (YDR086C); ancestral locus Anc_8.220) yields MAKVNEKKGAVNPVEKLAEAPVEFVREGSQFLSKCKKPDMKEYTKIIKAVGIGFVAVGIIGYAIKLVHIPIRYLIV; encoded by the coding sequence ATGGCTAAagtcaatgaaaaaaaagggGCGGTAAATCCAGTTGAAAAGCTTGCCGAGGCTCCCGTAGAATTCGTTAGAGAGGGTTCTCAATTTCTATCGAAATGTAAAAAACCTGACATGAAGGAGTACACAAAGATCATTAAGGCGGTTGGCATCGGTTTCGTCGCCGTTGGTATCATCGGGTATGCTATCAAGCTGGTCCACATTCCTATCAGATATTTGATTGTTTGA
- the BUR6 gene encoding negative cofactor 2 transcription regulator complex subunit BUR6 (similar to Saccharomyces cerevisiae BUR6 (YER159C); ancestral locus Anc_8.219), giving the protein MEEQLLKREPQEVIQPIESAGSAKSDAELQEMFDKIKTHFPPAKVKKIMQTDEDIGKVSQATPVIAGRSLEFFIALLVKRSSDVAKQMGCKRISGEVMKKTILKDERFDFLRENVCGETGEEEEQDDSPVDE; this is encoded by the coding sequence ATGGAAGAACAGTTACTTAAAAGAGAACCACAGGAGGTTATACAACCTATAGAATCTGCTGGGAGCGCAAAGTCGGACGCCGAACTGCAGGAAATGTTTGACAAGATTAAAACACATTTTCCGCCGGcgaaggtgaaaaaaataatgcaGACCGATGAAGATATAGGTAAAGTATCTCAGGCAACGCCCGTAATTGCTGGCAGGTCACTGGAGTTCTTCATTGCCCTCTTGGTGAAGAGAAGTAGCGACGTCGCCAAACAAATGGGGTGTAAGAGAATTAGTGGTGAAGtaatgaagaaaacaatattAAAAGACGAAAggtttgattttttgaggGAAAATGTATGTGGTGAGACGggagaagaggaggaaCAAGATGATTCACCAGTTGATGAATGA